The genome window CATAGTCAGAATTATATCCGAACAGTTATTTCTTGTCACTTCAATCAGTGAATGTTGACCAACAAGTTTATATTTTATATTTTAAAGTTCTTATTTATCAAGAAATGACCAAATCAGGAGATATAAAAATGTTAACAGAAAAAGTTAAAAAAGCTCTGGAAGATGTAAGACCCTCACTTCAAGCTGACGGTGGAGATATAGAATTGGTAGAAGTCAAAGAAGACGGAACCGTTATGGTCAAGCTTCAAGGGGCCTGTGCAGGATGTCCAATGTCTCAGATGACTCTCAAGCAAGGTGTTGAAACCTATCTCAAAAAACAGATTCCTGAAGTTAAATCAGTAGAGTCAGTTTAAATTCTTTTTTATAGCACTTTGTTCCGATAATTTAAAAAGCTTGATTTTTTTATTTTATGCTTTAAATTTCTAGGTACGCTCTTAATTGAAGGGCTGGAACCTTGCTAAGGAATTACTAATGAGTGCTATAATTCAAAGAGAATTCAATAAATCTTTACTGGAAAACGATTTATTATAT of Oceanispirochaeta crateris contains these proteins:
- a CDS encoding NifU family protein, with protein sequence MLTEKVKKALEDVRPSLQADGGDIELVEVKEDGTVMVKLQGACAGCPMSQMTLKQGVETYLKKQIPEVKSVESV